The nucleotide sequence ggtcttacactTAGACACAACACGCAATTATGTTTAACAAATAAATAAACGTATGTTGACATGCACATTACAACTAGTATTTATAActatgttttgtcataattaaatccttaattccgtaggggactcaacaatctccccttatttgatgatgacaaaatatGTGACATGAAAAGAAAAACACTAAGGCCCAGCGCTACAGGACTTAAGAAAAATAAGCAATATTTGTCAGTAAGTTTATTTTTGATGGGATCTTGTaatgagttatccatatcttataatttgatatactTTTGAAGATAAATCATTTATATTCATTCAGAGTACACAAGAGAGAATGGAAAATTACAAAGATCAAaataacaaaaattacaagttataaAGATACTAAGATTCTATTCCTCATCTATTGGTTCTTCTTTGATCTTGATACTTGAGAGATCCACGTCTGGAAACAACTCTGGGAGGTCTTCGATTATGAGAACTAAAATTGTTGGTGGCAAAATGATTGGTTCACGTCTGGATGGGACAGCAacagtcttcttcttcttcttctttatcaacaccacgggctcttaaactcaaaagaacttttaaatttatcaacaccacgagctcttaaactcaagaataattgtttgaaaaaatcaattaattttgcatTATTATTTTACCCATCGTGCAACACACGGACAAACTAGTTACATAAAATTTTGTTTGAGATTTAATCACCTTACACATGTTAACATATGTTTGTGGTTTACTTggatttgaatttttattttttttttgtcaatGTTGGATGATAAAATTTGTCAACAACACGGGCTCTTAAACTATaaagaaatttttaaaatttgtcaataacACAGGCTTTTAAGTAAttcttatactttttcttttttttagtatcgctatttacatatcaatatgaactgcaaattactaCATTTTTTCATGTTTTTTTACACACATGTGCAACGCATAGGCGTAAAAAcctagtgtgtgtatatatatatatatatatatatatatatatatatatatatatatatatatatatatatatatatatatatatatatatatatatatatatatatatatttatatagttcaAACGAGAACAaaaaaaaggcgagaactgcgagaacttttaatttataaagattttcacatgtgagtAGATTGAATCACCTATAAATGTTAATGGATAGTAAGAAGGAACATAAaacagtttaaaaaaaaattatatttttatttatataatcaaatatatagtttctcgttcacatgtacATCTTTGTTTGTGAACTTGTAaacatttattataattaataatttaacatGTAATTCGTGGTAataaacatatgtttgttaataatatgagcattaattaacatttgcatgtaatttgttgcatttaaatgcataaaaactatgaaattaaaaaaTTCTTGCAGTTCTCGCCATTTTTAAGTAATCGAGGATAATACCCCTAGTAATATGATGCATGCGTCTTTTGTAATAACAACACATAATAACTACTAGCTTAAGATCGAATCATATAAATACGGAGTGATTAACAAAGTATCATACCAATTTATCTCTAAAGTTTAAATAACATATATAAAGTCTTTTCACAAGAAATAGATCCTTGCATTTAACTTTTCAGTTGACTAATAATATTTTACTCAAGTGACATAATAATTTATTACTCTGTATTAGTTCAACTTTCTTATTATAGCCTTCAATTTATCCTTAGTAACAATAATCATCCAAGTACAAAACAAAACCATGATCTCCATATAAATGATACCATTTAAATCAAATTCTATAGCAAAATACCATTGGGGATAAAATGAAGCAATATACAATTTGCTTCTTCATTCTCGTTACCCTATTCATATCGTCCATCGATGCTCACTCTCGTCATATAAGAGCGACTATGACCATTAACGATTTTGAAGGTGGAGGTCCGTCTGAATGTGATGGTAAGTACCACTCAGATAACACGTTGATTGTAGCATTGTCTAGTCGTTGGTACAATCATGGAAAAAGGTGTGAgaagtttattaatatatattataaggaTAGACATGTAAAAGCTAAGGTGGTCGATGAGTGTGATTCAAGTCAAGGGTGTCCAAATGATATTCTGGATGCATCTAAAGCAGTTTGGAAGGCTCTTCGTGTGCCAAAAAGTCAATGGAGTGAAACCAAAGTTACTTGGTCAGATCCATGATGAAAATGATTTTTAGTTTTTAACGTTATAGAAAAATAAAGTATGTTTCTCTTATGCATGACTTGTGAAAAAGTATAAAATTGCAATAT is from Rutidosis leptorrhynchoides isolate AG116_Rl617_1_P2 chromosome 10, CSIRO_AGI_Rlap_v1, whole genome shotgun sequence and encodes:
- the LOC139870786 gene encoding putative ripening-related protein 2; this encodes MTINDFEGGGPSECDGKYHSDNTLIVALSSRWYNHGKRCEKFINIYYKDRHVKAKVVDECDSSQGCPNDILDASKAVWKALRVPKSQWSETKVTWSDP